Part of the Deinococcus seoulensis genome is shown below.
GGATTTTAGCCGTCTGGGACAGCACTCGCCAGCATGCTGCTTAAAACTGAAAGATGTCAGTTATCGGATGGATCTCCTCATTCGGTCGCCAGTTGCCCCCTGGAGTCTGTGGGTGGTGGGATGGTCCCGAGAAGAACGCGAGTCGCCGTTTCCGGGGAGGCCGCACCGAGCGTGCGATACAGCGAAATGGCCTGTTGAAGGTGAGCCCGGGCCAGATCGTGGAGCCCCTGCAGGAGTCGGACCTCGCCCAGATCGGCGTGAGCATGAGCGATGCGGAGATGTTCGTCGCGCTCAATGGCCAGTTCCAGCGCTTCTTCCCGGTGGGAAGCCGCCTGCTCAAGCTGCCCGAGTCTCTGTTCAGCCTGCGCGAGGTTGCTGGTGGCACTCAGATAGGCGCTCTGCGCAGCAGACAGGAGATGGGGGGAGGCCAGATGTGGCCGCAGGGTGACGCGCGCCGTCTCGAAAGCAGTCACGGCGCCAGAGAAGTCACCGGTCATGGCCAGAATGAAGCCGCGCTGCTCATGAATACGGGCAAGGCAGATGGGGTCTGCGCTCCGCTGAGCGCAGATGACAGCCTGCTGGAGGGTTTCGTGCGTTTCTGGCAGGTGATGGATCGCGCGGACAGTCGCGCCGAGACCGAGGAACGTCGCCTGGCGTTCGACCAATCCGGCCTGCCCGGCCATCTGCGCGGCGCATGAGTAGTGTTGAGCAGCGCTGATGCCGTCGCCAAGAAGTCCGTGTTGGATGTCAGCCAGTTTGCCGTAGAGGGTCGCCGCCTGCGGCCAGCGTTGCGTCCGTGCAGCCCGTTCCGCAGCGTTTTTCAGGAGGTCGAGGTGGGCAGTGGGAAAACCCCGCGCAGCAATGTACGCGCCTCCCAGCCAGGCAGTAAACAGGTCGATGAGAAGGTCCGGCTCCTCCTGGCTGGCCTGACGAACCACCTCAATCAGGAGGGGCCGTTCGGCGTCGAGGGTGGCTGGCGTGTTGGCATGCTGCGCGGCATAGGTCAGGGCGGCCTGATAGACCGTCTTCACCTGTAAGGCCCTGTGCGTGCGGGCGTGCGACCAGGTGAGTTCGTGCATCAGATACCGGACGGTTCCAGAACCGGGCGTGGCAGCGCGGCTGATCAGGCCCCGTAGCATCAGGCTGTACAGGACTTGCTCGGTCTCCTGAACATCACGGCGCAGGGCCATGGACAGCAGTTCTGGCGTGACTGCCGGGACCGGGAGGCTGCCCATGCCCAGGTACGCTTCGTACTCTGGAGCGCTGAGAGTGCTGACGCTGCAGTGCAGGAGAGCCGCGAGATAGCCGCCACCGACCGTGTGAGGTGAGTCGTGCAGAGCCTGCGCCAACTGAGAAGATGGCCAGTTCAGAGCGTGCATGGTCCGTCCAGCAAGGCGGAGCGCAAGGGGATGATCGCCGAGCAAGGCGCACAGCGCGTCCCGTTCATTGTGCGGGTCTTCGTTGCCTGACGCGTGACTGGTCAGGAGCGCCTCGGCGTCCGGTCGCGCAAGACGCGGGAGTGTCAGTGGGATCAGACCGGGCCAGCGGGTACGGGAGGTGACCAGTACGGGCAGTTCGGGAGGGAGGACAGACAGGAGAGCGCTCAGGGTTTCCTGGGACCAGACGTCATCAAGCACGCAGAGGGTGACGTTCCGGTGACGCAAGGCGTCGGGCAGGGGTTGGCGATGTGACTGGAGAGCGTCCTGCAGAGCGCTGAGGGTGGCGTCCGGTCGATCATTCCCGATGACGCACCACAGGATCGACTCGCCTCCCTGCAGGTAACGGCTTGCAACGGCCATTGCGAGCCGCGTTTTGCCCATTCCGGGAAGTCCATGAACGATGACCCGTTCGCCGGAGCGCAGAAGACTGACCAGTCTGGCCAGTTCTGAATCGCGGCCGTGCAAGGGTTCGTCAGGGTCGAAGGATTCATCGGATGTGGTGATGAGCCGCGCCAGTCCACGTTGCCCACCGTCACCGGACAGCGTCTCATACACGGTTCGGGTATCGTCACTGGGTTCAGCATCCAGAGCCTGACGCAGAGAGCGGCGTAGTGCGTTCCAGGTGGCCTTCACCTCTGCGAGGTTGCCAGTGCGGGCCTGCACTCTCATCATCAGGACGGCGGCGGCTTCACTGAGCGGATCAGTGGCAACCCAGCAGCGGGCCACGTCCAGCGCCTCCGGGTTGCCGCGCTGCAGCTCCTGATTTCCCCACCGATCGAATGCCTGAGCCTGCGCTTGCTGCAGACGTTCCTGGTGGTGTCGCACCCAGTCCCGCGCCGGACCGGCCCGGTCAAGGTGAACCGTTTCGAGAAACGCACCGGTCGGCCACGCCCGCAACCGTTCCGCGGGCGGGAGTGCTGCACTCAGGAGCAGTTCCAGTTCACTGACGTCCGTAGTGACATGCACGGCGACCGTACCGGGTCGCTCCTGCAACCAGTCCGACGAACCGGGTTGTTGCCGGAGGCTGTAGAGGGCCTGACGCAGGTGCTGTGAGGAGCCGCCCGGCCAGAACAGTTCCAGCAGGTTCTCTCTGTCTGCGGGTCCCTCCAGTGCGAGGAAGGCGAGCAGGGCTGCCAGGCGCGGCGGAACGCGCACCTCCTGGCCCGTCCAGGTGAATGTCGGGGCTCC
Proteins encoded:
- a CDS encoding tetratricopeptide repeat protein; this translates as MSGTVPHPLQAQLLGAPTFTWTGQEVRVPPRLAALLAFLALEGPADRENLLELFWPGGSSQHLRQALYSLRQQPGSSDWLQERPGTVAVHVTTDVSELELLLSAALPPAERLRAWPTGAFLETVHLDRAGPARDWVRHHQERLQQAQAQAFDRWGNQELQRGNPEALDVARCWVATDPLSEAAAVLMMRVQARTGNLAEVKATWNALRRSLRQALDAEPSDDTRTVYETLSGDGGQRGLARLITTSDESFDPDEPLHGRDSELARLVSLLRSGERVIVHGLPGMGKTRLAMAVASRYLQGGESILWCVIGNDRPDATLSALQDALQSHRQPLPDALRHRNVTLCVLDDVWSQETLSALLSVLPPELPVLVTSRTRWPGLIPLTLPRLARPDAEALLTSHASGNEDPHNERDALCALLGDHPLALRLAGRTMHALNWPSSQLAQALHDSPHTVGGGYLAALLHCSVSTLSAPEYEAYLGMGSLPVPAVTPELLSMALRRDVQETEQVLYSLMLRGLISRAATPGSGTVRYLMHELTWSHARTHRALQVKTVYQAALTYAAQHANTPATLDAERPLLIEVVRQASQEEPDLLIDLFTAWLGGAYIAARGFPTAHLDLLKNAAERAARTQRWPQAATLYGKLADIQHGLLGDGISAAQHYSCAAQMAGQAGLVERQATFLGLGATVRAIHHLPETHETLQQAVICAQRSADPICLARIHEQRGFILAMTGDFSGAVTAFETARVTLRPHLASPHLLSAAQSAYLSATSNLAQAEQRLGQLEQAASHREEALELAIERDEHLRIAHAHADLGEVRLLQGLHDLARAHLQQAISLYRTLGAASPETATRVLLGTIPPPTDSRGQLATE